Below is a genomic region from Leptospira selangorensis.
CGGAATCAATTTGCTTTTACGATCCGTTAGTATACCATTTGGACTTTTTTCGGCCATACACAGGTTCCGAATTTTCGGAAAGACGTATTAATTCTGTAAAATATATTCTCAATCAATATATCGAAGCTTATGATCTTTTTGAAAAGAATATATTAATTCCCATCTCGTATGATGGATTTAGGTCTATTAAAAGTGAAATATGGGAAGATATTGATAACATTCAACTCCCAATAAAAACTCTTGAGAAAGAATATAAGGATCAGGCTGAATTTATAAGACTATTTTATCTTGAAAATATAAAAAAACAACTTAAGTATAAATACATGTTAAATAATCAGGTTGATATTGTTCTACCTGATGATATCTATTTAAACATATATAAAATGGTTCTTAGAGAACATTCTAAGATTAACACGGACATCTCAGGTCATCGATTTAATAAGCTATTTTGCTTTAATAAATACCAGATTATTGATACTGATAATCTTGAGATAAAACATATTACGAATATAAGAAATAATGAAGAGGCATTTTCTATAATTAGAAATTCAATTAATAATTCCTTAAATATAATAAATGATCCAAACACGCCAGATAATTTGAAGTTAGATAGTTTAAAACTTCATTTTGAAGAAGATCTCGATAAATATTCTAAAGAAATTCAAAAATCCCAATATCTAAAAACACTAACAAATTTAGCAAAAGAAGAGATTTTGATTGGAGGAATAAGGGCCTTGACAGCTGAATATTTTCTACGTGACATACCTCGTTCTCTTGCAACAGGTTTTTTGCCTTCGCTCGCTAAATTGCTTTATACAGGCATTGCAAAAAAACCTGATTACTTAATTAATAATAATTTTCTTAGCTTTATTAAAAAATAATCAACTGCGTCTAACTTTCGGCTCTGACGCTCCGTTTCGAGATGCTACGCACTCTCACTTCGGGCTTCGCCACATTTGCTTCTGTCACTCGCCTTGCAAAGCAAGCCTCGCGCCATCGCAAACGTCGTCAAGCCTTGGTCGTTAGGCGAAAGTTGCAAAATTTCAATTTATCTAAGGGTAATTTATGATCACTTTAGAAGAAATAATTAAAAAATATGAATCGAAGACTACGTTCTTAACTCAGAAAGAGCAAGAAGTAAGTGATAAGTTTAAGAGTAGTCAGTATAGAGGCATATTTATTATTTTTGATATTTTCCTTTCCGCTTTTACAGATAATTTAACTTCTATTTGTAAACCAATAAGTAAAAAAGATGTTTTGTTGCTTTTATATAGCGAATCATTTAAACGAATTAGAATTGCAATCGATCTATCCAAAAAAGGGTATTATACTGAAGCGTTAGCTAGTTTAAGAACTTCCTTCGAATTAAATAAAATCTTAAACGCTATTCAAAAGGATATACTTCCTGAATTAGATTTCTTTGGAAAAGATAGGGGAGATGAATTTAAAAGCTTAACGAAAAAAGAACAAGGAAAAATCATTTTATCGCATCAGAAAGAAATTGATTTAAAAATCAACAATTTCGACGATAAAGACTTGCCCCCAAATATTCGCCCGACACTTAAAATTTTCAAAAGCAACTTCCACGTTTCAGTACATAAAGCTTTAAGCAGCATAGCTTTAAAATTTAGTGAGTTTACTGCTACGGGGCAAGTCGATTTATTTGGTCCTGATTCCGCATCCAATATAGTAGAAATCTCAATAAATTACACATCCTATATGATTCTAATATATCTAAAACTTTGGACGAAATCAAGATTTTACGATTCATCTAAAACCAACGTAGTTACCGATTTAGAAAATTTTTTGCAAAACAGCTATTCTATTAGTGGAACTGAATTTTCGAAAGATATTATAGAGTATATCAATATTAAATACGCGTAATGCAACCTTCGCCTAACTATCGGTGCTTCCGCTACGCTTCGAGCTTGCTTACGCAACTCTCGCTCGGGCTACGCCACATTTGCTTCTGTCACTTCGTTTGCATGAGCAAACTCGCGCCATTGCAAACGTCGGAACACCTTGGTCGTTATCTGCCATGCCGCGCCCCTCATTAAAGCGCCTGCCGTCCGTGGCAGGCTTTAATTTATTTAAAACATCAGGAGTAAAAAATGTTTAACCTAAATTTAGATAATCTTTTAGTTCCGTTAATAACGATCGTTATATACGAAACACTCAAATATCTTGGCTCATTAATTTTGCCGGAATCTATCAAGCTTTTCTTTGCAAAAAAGCTCGAACTATTCAAAGGATCAATAGGAAATAGAATACCATATAAAGAGATCATTAGACAATCTTTATCGAGTTCAATTGATAAATATAACGATATTAGATTGAAATATTATACTGAATCTTATCTTCTTTTTTTCGAAGTATTGTTAATCGATTCTAATATAAAAAAGCATAACATTTCCAAAGACAAATCAGAAGAGTTATACAACGATCTTTTTGATAAATTGCAGAAACTGAGAGAAGGTGTATTTATCAATAAAATTTATTCACCTGAATTCTTTAATTATCTGCTAAGCTTTCAGATAGGACTGCATGATGATTTACGTTTAAAGTATCATAAGCATTTGTATCAGAAAGTAGATGAAAATAATTATATAGAAAAATATAATCCTTCAGATGAAATTGATAAAGCAGGTAAGTGGCTAATTAATAATAGCTTAACAAATATTACTCTTAAAGATGTAATTAATTACCATTTCGAAGAAACGAAAGAGTTCTCTGCGAATGAAAAAGGCTCAATTCAAGGAGAGAAAAAGTAAGGTAATTCGCCTTTCATGTAAAACGAAAAATAGTTTTGTATCCACCCGAACGCTTTGCGATCGGGGTGCAGAATTTTATTCGAGTTTTGTTCTAATTGCCCTCGTTAAAACTGCTTCACAGATTTTACTCGGGCTTAATCTATCTGTTCAACAAGATCACTTTTGATAAAGGCAGAATAGAAATAGATAGTTGGCTTTCCATAAAGCCTATATAAAATCAAAAACTCATCCATAAACAATCGCCTTTGTCCAAGCTCTATCTTAGAAATATGACTTCGACTACGCTTTAGCTTCTTAGCAACTTCAGCTTGAGTAAGACCAGCATCCTTTCTCGCCGTCTTCAAAGCTCTGTAAAAGAATTCTTTCTCCTTCTTTGAGACTTTCCATTGCGGAAGGACACTTGCAAACATTGTGACCTCCGAATTTGCTACCTTTTGGGCATTCGAGGGCCTCAGAATCGGTCTTTTTCTGCTTTTCGTATAAGGAGATGCCATAGAAACTAATTCTGCGCTCATAAAGTGCTAAATACATTAATACTATATAAACGTATTAATGTCAATAATATTTTATAAAAGCATTTTGAATGACAGTTAAAAAAGTAGAGAATTTACTTGGTAAAAAGGTGCAAGCCCTGATTGAAGCGAAAGGGGACAGTCAAAAAGAAGCGGCTGCCAAACTAAAACTTACACCTACCGGGATGAATGGAATTGTTCAAGGACGAGTCGAATCTGCTTCGCATTCTTTTTTAACGCTTCTTAAGCAAGAGTATAAACCAGATTTTAACTGGCTTTTGAATGATTCGATTCCTGTTCTTCCAATCAAATATCTTTCACCGGAAGAGGAAGATAAATTGGTTTCAAAAGCTGATCAAGATAAAGTATTACTAAGCCAAATTAAAACCACGAAAGGTCTTAGAGAAATTATTCAGAACCTTTTAAAATTTTCTAATCAGCAAAGAAAAGCTATAGGGGAAATGATTGCTGAGTTTTCTAAAGATAAGGATTAGATAGACATTCCCTAACCGGCTACGCCTTCCGTGGCTTCGCTCGGTTAGGCATCCGGGGCGCGGCACAGCAGATAACTTCGGCTTATCGCTACGCTTCGGGGTTCACTTCGCTCACCCTCGCTCGGGCTTCGCCACATTGGTCTCCGTCACGTTTCTTGCATAAGCAAGAAAGCGCGCCGACAGTAACGCCTGCATCGCAGGCTCACCTACGACCAACGTCGATAAGCCTTGGGTCGTTAGGCGGACAGCTCTGCATGATATTCTTTTCAAACTTTGCGGGCTTCCATGCCCGCTTGCTTTCATTAATATGAACTCTAAATTTTATTAATGTGCACTAAAATATGCATAATTATATGTATTGACATGGATTTGTTTCCTATCTATTTTTATATATAGATGGAGTTTGAATGGGATCCTGCAAAGAATGACGAAAATTTGCGGAAACATGGAATTGATTTCTTTGAAGCTCAAAAGGCATTCTTGGATCCAAATAGGGTTATTACTTTAGATATTACCCATTCTTCAGATTCCGAAAAAAGATATTATTGTTTTGGCCTAATTGATTCGTATGTATCAACAGTAAGATTTACTGTTAGAAATGGTAAAATCAGAATCTTTGGGGCAGGTTATTGGAGGCAAGGTAAGAAAGTTTATGAAAAAGAAAATAAAATACGCTGATGCACCAGCATCTATATCATCTTCAATTAAATCTTCTAAGGCTGTTGAGGATTTTCTACCTCCTCCGAATAAACTTGTTTTGAAAGAAGATAATTCGCGGGTAACGATAGTCTTGAGTAAAAAGAGTATTTCATTCTTTAAAGAGGAATCTAAGAGATCTGGTGTACCTTATCAAACTATGATTAAAAAGGTTCTGGATTTATATACAGAACATTATGCTCATAAATAATTAATAGCGCCATCCCTGGCTTAATTTTGTTCTATTAACTGCAGAGCCGTCGCCTAACTGTCGGCTCTGACGCAGCGCTTCAGGATTGCTTCGCAACCTTCGCTTGGCCTTCGGCACATTTCGCTTTGTCACTCGCCTTGCGGTGGCAAGTCTCGCGCCAAGTGCTTACGCACTCGCGAAACGTCGTCAAGCCTTGGTCGTTAGTCGCCATAAATACAATTCTCTATTAAAATGTGAATTTTCTATTTTCATTTTAATAGAGAGGGTTCCTAAAAAAAGAGCGACCTTGACACTGGCACAAAATAATTACTTTGATAATTTCAGGATACTGACTTCTGAAATAAGAAAATTTTATAATTATTGAAAGAGAGACGAGCCTCTTAGATAAGTGAGGTTCGAGTTCTTATGAAAGATACAGATAAATACCATCAAATAATTGAAAACGCGAATGAATACCAAATTGTTGGCTTTAATTTTCAGGATGATTTATCTGATATAGAAAATTCATACATCGAACTGACCCTACAAAGACAAAATGAAATTACAAAATTAAAATTTGCTCAGCCTTCAGAAATAAGCATTGAATTAGGATTTCCGAATCAAACCGGCGGGCTATGTGTTTTGGATATTTCCGATAGACAATGGGAAAATAAACTGATCGAAGTTACCGATTTCGAATCTAGCCAGGGAGCGATTCATTTTCTTGCGAAATCCGTTGAACGAATTTCTTAGGTATGAATGATATTTACGGCGACTAACTATCGGCTCTGACGCTTCGCTTCGGGATTGCTTCGCAACCCTCGCTTGGCCTCCGGCACATTTCGCTTTGTCATTCGTCTTGCATAGCAAGCCTCATGCCAAGTCCTTCGGACTCGCAAAACGTCGTCAAGCCTTGGTCGTTAGACGCCATCATTTAATTTTCATTTGAGAGAGAGAATGTCAGAAATCAAAAGAATTCCTTGCGTACAATGCGGAAATGTAACAAAGCACACAGTTAAAGGGGAGTATAAAACAGAGGGATTTGCAGAAGGTCCAGATATAAGTTGGAAAAGCGAATATTTTATCTTGGAATGTAATGGTTGTGAAGAAGTTTCTTTTCTGAAAGTTTCTACCAATTCGGAGAATTTTACTTATAATGCAGATGGTTCAATTGAGAGTATAGAAACTATCAAGGTCTATCCTGAGAGAGAAGAGGGAAATTTAGAATCAAAATATTTCCTTAATCTACCTCGTCAAATTGAAGAATTATTCTCAGAGACACTCGAAAGCTATAATAAAGAAAATTTAATTCTTTGTGCAGCGGGTCTTCGTGCCATTATTGAAGGTGTTTGTGCAGACCAAAAGATTAAAAAGGGTCCAGTTGAAGAAAAGGATAAGAATGGTCAAACCATAACGAGACAAAAGGGAAATCTTGAGGGGAAAATTAATGGGTTAAAGCAGAAAGATTTACTCACCGAAAAGCAAGCCAATATTCTTCATCAACATCGTTTTTTGGGAAACACCGCACTTCACAGATTGCAAAAACCTGATAAAGACAAGCTTAAGTTAGCTATAGAAATTTTAGAGCATATACTTGATGCAATATATTTAATTCCTAAAAAGGCGACTAACTTAAAAAGAAAGAAATGACGGCGTCTAACTATCGGCTCTGACGCTTCGCTTCGAGATTGCTACGCAACTCTCGCTTGGCCTTCGGCACATTTCGCTTTGTCACTCGCCTTGCAGAGCAAGCCTCGCGCCAAGTGCTTGCGCACTCGCGAAACGTCGTCAAGCCTTGGTCGTTAGACGAAATAACCATAAAGTTTAACGTATTAGCTAAAGTTCTATGTTGTTTTTTAAAGAGTTCGCTTTTAAGCTTATTTATATGGAAATATAAAGAACATTCACTATGGAATTAATTTTCGAAGTAATATGGGTGATAATTGTTGAAGTATTTGGAAAATACATAACTGACTCGATAACCAAGGATGTTATGGTGATATTGAGAAGATCGAAGTTCATGGAATCGTTCTTTTCTGTCATTGGTTATATTATTTTTGGATCAATAGTAGGTTATGTGAGCATGCTTGTTTTTCCAAAGTTTTTGCTTAAAAATCATAGCTTGCAAATAGCAAATTTGATTTTTATTCCGATTATTTCCGCATTAATAATTTGTTTTGTCAGTAATTGGCGTAAAAAGATTTCCCTTTTTAGAATAGAATTTGAAATATTTATTTCTGCTTACGTGTTTGCTTTTACGGTATCATTTATTCGATATTGTTTTTTAGATGTAACAAAACCATTTTGGTAACGTTGTTAGAATTCTAACTTACTCGTAATGTATGGTTACTTCGTCTAACTGTCGGCTCTGACGCTGCGCTTCAGGATTGCTATGCAACCTTCGCTTGGCCTTCGGCACATTTCGCTTTGTCACTCGCCTTGCAGAGCAAGTCTCGCGCCAAGTTCTGCGAACACGCGAAACGTCGTCAAGCCTTGGTCGTTAGCCGCCATTATTTAACTGCATTTATGAATTAAAATGGTAACTTATATGATTGAAAAATTAAGAAAGTCTCCGTTAGTAATATCTGGAATACTTTCATTTGTCGAAATATTACTCTATTTAGTAATATCAATATTTTCTTATGAAGGAGGCTGGGGAGTTCTTTTCTTTTTAGATTCTCGCTATTGGAAAGTATTACTTTCTGTTTTAAGTGACATGATTATTGCAATAGCAACAACTTGGTATGTAGTTTTTACTTATTACATGCTTAAGATAAGCGACGAAGCTAGAAAATATTCATCGGAACCTTTTATTTCTATTTCTTGGGCTACCTCAGAGACTGAGCAAGTTGAAAAAGTAGATAATCTCGATACTATATCTCAAATCATAATTCCTAAGATTGAATCAACTTTCAGTTTAGTATCTCCTGAAGAGCCACCTAAATTTGTAACTATTGAACTTGAGAATGTTAGAAGACCAGAGTGTAATTTATCTGAAATTACTTTTGAAGTAAAAATATTACAACCTAAAGATTTCTCTTATGATTTTCAAAGTAAAAGAATTAGTTTTAATAAAGTGGGAATAAAAATAGCCGAATCTGAAAAGTTAAATATTACTATATTATCTCTCCGAGATCTCCCAACTCAATTTGAAGTCGTTATCAAAATAATCTCTTTAAAATATTCTCCACGAGACGCTCACTCAATGATTACTGAATATCATGGCCAACAAAGATACTCAGTGACAGGTACATATATTCTTCAAAGTAAACCAAAAATACAATTAAATGGATAACAAAATGGATAAAATTAAAGGCAAAATAGCTGCTATTATAACTAAAGATAGTGTAATTATTAATAAAGGACAAGCAGACGGAGTTGCGGAAGGGATGATCTTTGACGTAAGGTTAGAAATTCCAGAAATTATTGATCCCGACGATCCATCAAATCAATTAAAGGGGTTATTTTATACAAAAGGGAAAATTGAAATAACTCAAGTATATAAAAAAATGAGCTATGGTAATTTTAAACAGCATTTCGTGTTTAATCCAGGATCGGGTGGTTTAAGTCTGTCTTCAACTCGTGTTGATGAGAATTCGATCTTACTGAAAGAAGATTCTTGGGTTATAAAAAATGGGGACCCTGTTGAACAATATACTGAACAAGAGACAAAAAATAACGGCGGCTAACTTACGGTGCTTCCGCTCCGCTTCGAGATTGCTTACGCAACTCTCGCTCGGGCTACGCCACATTTGCTTCTGTCACTTCGTTTGCATGAGCAAACTCGCGCCATCGCAAACGTCGGAACACCTTGGTCGTTAGGCGTAATAACGCTTTCAATTTATGAAACAACAATAAATATAGTTCAAGGGTTAGAATGAGAAAATCTATAATAACAATAATCAGTATATTCACATTTGAGTGTCTGCCGTATGGGAACATTAAAATAGTGAAAGATGATTATAAGAATCAAACAACTTATACTTTGGACTTATACGCTACTACGAATTATACGTTAAATAATTTTGAAAAGGCAAAGCCATTATTTATGACGTTAACAAAAACAGTAAATGCAGGCTCGGAAACACTTATTAAGTGTTATCTTTCTTCTGAATTTTCGAATCACGAACAGCCACTGGGCCATTCAAGTTTTTTTAAATTAGATGATAAGAAGATTAAAATTAAATTTCAAAATACTAAAATTATTCCTAATGGAATAAGAAATTCCTCATTGAGCACACATGCGGCAGAATTTGTTCTTTCTAATGAATTAAAAAACGCATTATTAAATGCGAATAGTCTTTCCGTTCGATTTTATTCTGGTGAACTCCCATTCGATGCGGATTTTTCCTCAGGCGATTTGCGAGTTATTAAAGAATTAATAAATAACAGCCCATAGAAAGCGTTACTACGCCTAACTGTCGGCTTATCGCTGCGCTTCGAGATTGCTTGCGCAACTCTCGCTTGGGCTACGCCACATTGGCTTCAGTCACGCCTTTTGCAAAAGCAAAAGATCGTGCCTGTTCCTAACGCCTCTTCGAGGCTCAGGAATTGCCAACGTCGATAACCCTTGGTCGTTAGGCGACATTTTTTAAAATACATCTGAAATATGAAGGTTATATGAATCCGATTGAAACAATTCATAATGGATACAAATTCCGATCTCGATTGGAAGCTAGATGGGCAGTTTTTTTCGATAGCTTGAAAGTAACTTATGATTACGAGAAGGAGGGCTACAATTTAGATGGTAGATGGTATTTGCCAGATTTTTGGATACCTATGTGGGATTGTTGGTTAGAGATCAAACCTGAAATTCCAAATCTTCGCGATGTTAAAGAAGAATATTTTTTATGTAGTAAGCTTTGTAAACATACCGAGAAAAATGTAATATTAGTTGGAGGAAATCCTTGGAGCAAAGATGAATCGATCGGATCATATCCAATTTATGAATTGGAATATGGAGTCGCTATCTTTAGTAGTCCTGCACTTATCAAAACTAAAATTAATCTGGATACTAGCAATTATAAAGATAAATCCATTAACATTGATGATCGACATCATGTAACTAGATTGAATGAATCTTTCTATTCAGAAGAACATTTATTGCCCGGAGTAATTGATAGAGCAAAGGAACAATATCCCAAACTTTTTCCAGGTTCAATTCCTAACAAAGGTGAAATTACTGAATTAATTGAGGCGGATAAAAAGTATTACAAGCATAAATATGGAGAAGAACATCCTCATTGGCAATATGGATTAGCAGAGGACAGACTTGGATTTTCAATTTTAAATAAAAAGATATACTATACGCCATTTGCATCGGATATTCCTCAAGATTCAAAATTAACTGAAGCGTTTACTAAAGCA
It encodes:
- a CDS encoding transcriptional regulator; the encoded protein is MTVKKVENLLGKKVQALIEAKGDSQKEAAAKLKLTPTGMNGIVQGRVESASHSFLTLLKQEYKPDFNWLLNDSIPVLPIKYLSPEEEDKLVSKADQDKVLLSQIKTTKGLREIIQNLLKFSNQQRKAIGEMIAEFSKDKD
- a CDS encoding CopG family transcriptional regulator encodes the protein MKKKIKYADAPASISSSIKSSKAVEDFLPPPNKLVLKEDNSRVTIVLSKKSISFFKEESKRSGVPYQTMIKKVLDLYTEHYAHK
- a CDS encoding helix-turn-helix domain-containing protein, producing MFASVLPQWKVSKKEKEFFYRALKTARKDAGLTQAEVAKKLKRSRSHISKIELGQRRLFMDEFLILYRLYGKPTIYFYSAFIKSDLVEQID
- a CDS encoding DUF4145 domain-containing protein, with product MSEIKRIPCVQCGNVTKHTVKGEYKTEGFAEGPDISWKSEYFILECNGCEEVSFLKVSTNSENFTYNADGSIESIETIKVYPEREEGNLESKYFLNLPRQIEELFSETLESYNKENLILCAAGLRAIIEGVCADQKIKKGPVEEKDKNGQTITRQKGNLEGKINGLKQKDLLTEKQANILHQHRFLGNTALHRLQKPDKDKLKLAIEILEHILDAIYLIPKKATNLKRKK
- a CDS encoding BrnT family toxin; this translates as MEFEWDPAKNDENLRKHGIDFFEAQKAFLDPNRVITLDITHSSDSEKRYYCFGLIDSYVSTVRFTVRNGKIRIFGAGYWRQGKKVYEKENKIR